The Pseudanabaena sp. FACHB-2040 DNA segment GTGGTTTGATCGCAAGCTGACCGACATCGATCAGCTGCTGTTTTCACGGTCGTCGCTGCTAAGCGTGTATGCCGACATGAGCAACACCTGCAAGGAATACGCCAGCGCCGATCGCTCCATGCTAGAACTGGTGCTTGCACCCGCAAAAGACTGGATTGATAAATCGGAGTCAGAGATTCTAGATGCCACTATGAAGGAACTGGAGAGGCTCTTTCCGCAGCACTTCCAGGGCGAGAATCCTGCTAAATTACTCAAGTCGAAGGTCGTCAAAACCCCTCGCTCTGTCTACACAGCTGCTCCAGGACGGCAGGCTAGTCGCCCCACCCAGGCGACACCCGTGGCCAACTTCTTCTTAGCAGGCAGCTACACAATGCAGCGCTACCTAGGCAGCATGGAAGGGGCCGTTCTCTCTGGTAAACTTGCTGCGCAAGCGATTGCCGAAAGTAAGATACCAAGAGTCGATGAAACGCCCCAACTACCTCTGCAGGAAGTGCCTGCCTAACGGTTCTGGCCAGGTTGTGAGGGTTGCTGTCGCAAGAGCAACATTGATTAGGTGTAATCTTGGATGGGCAACACTTGCATACACGTGATGATTTGCTTAACTCTCTGGGTTCTAGCTATCGTCTTTCGCCAGTGAACCTGCTGTCTGTTTAGGACATCCTAGATTCTCCAACCTGGTCATTGATGCTGCAATTGTCTGACTCTCCCCCTGCAAAACCCCTGGCTTCTGTCGAAGATTCTTATGAGCTTTGCCGCCAAATTACGGCAAAGTACTCAAAGACTTTTTACATGGGTACCTTGCTCATGTCGCCGCTTAAACGACGAGCAATCTGGGCCATCTACGTCTGGTGTCGCCGGACTGATGAACTGGTGGATGGTCCCCAGGCTCAATACACCAATGAAGCCACCCTGGATCGGTGGGAGGCCCATCTAGAGTCCTTGTTTGGGGGCAATCCTCAAGACGATGCTGATGTGGCGATAGTCGATACGCTTGAGCAGTTTCCCCTAGAGATTCAGCCATTCCGGGACATGATTGCAGGCCAACGGATGGACTTGTATCGCTCCCGTTACGAGACTTTTGAGGAGCTAGAGCTTTACTGCTACCGGGTAGCGGGTACGGTCGGTCTCATGTCGACTACTGTCATGGGCATCGACACGCAGCAGCATACAGCTCCCTGGCATCCTAAAGATGCTTCACCTAATCCAATCCAGGAGGCTATTGCACTGGGCATTGCCAATCAGTTGACTAACATTTTGCGCGATGTTGGAGAAGACGCTCGCCGGGGCCGAATTTATCTGCCGCTTGAAGATCTAGCTCTCTTTCGGTACAGCGAAGACGACTTAATGCGGGGTGTGATTGACGACCGCTGGCGATCGCTAATGCAGTTCCAAATCCAGCGAGCCCGCAAATTTTATGCAGAGGCAGAAAGGGGAATTAGTGTACTCAGCCCTGATGCTCGCTGGCCAGTGTGGGCTGCCTTGATGCTCTACCGCAAAATTCTAGACGTGATCGAAGAGAATCAATACGATGTCTTTAATCAGCGGGCTTATGTTCCCTCTTTGCGTAAGCTGTCTTGCTTGCCCGAAGCTTTACTTAAGGCCCGAGTTTTTTAGGGGGTTTTCTCCTCCTAAAAAAACGTGAGCACAAAAAAGGATTTAGCAACTTTGCTAAATCCTTTTTTGTGCTCACGTGAGCTGTCTTCTACGAATGCTTCTAGTAAAGAAACTTACGAAGACGTCGTTTGAGTCGCTAGAAGCTGTTTTAGTTTCTCCAGTTCGCCAGCCCAACGGGGATCGGGTTGAGCGGCTGCGGTTGAATCACCTACCGCTGCAGGGCTCTTCCGCGCGCCTCCGCCTCCCTTGCCGCCACCACTAGGAGCGGTAGTGGTGCGACGACGAGGACTGCTGGTTTCAGAAGCTTCGGGAGCTCCTTCAGGCTTACTCTTGCTGCGAGGCAGCGCCTTCTCAACCTTAAGTACAGCATCGCTGAGCTCATAGCCATTAAACTGCTCGACTAGCTCATCTGCTTTTTCGTCAGTTTTGACCGTGACAAATCCAAAGCCCCGGCACTTGCCCGTTTTTTTGTCAGCAATCAGCTTGACTGACACCAAATCTTCAGAGTGTTCTGAAAAAAGAGCTTCTAACTCTTCACGCTCAAGTTCCTTGGGGAGATTGCCTACATATAGACGAATTGACATTTAGATACCTCTAACTCTCTCAGCTAAACATAAAGATGCTTTTTTATGATTTCCTAAACGCTTTGCCCACAAGCTTCCACAGAAGTCATATCAAGGGAATAAAAATATTCTTTAGGGGTTTAACGTGAGATTAGCCCAAAAAACTGTGGAGTGTAGCAAAAAGCATTAGCAGCATGAATGATGAATTGATACTCTTCAAGCCTATTCTCAAACTATCTTGATAAGGCCATTTTTCGAGATTTTCTTCTCAAGGCTCTTGACACTCTTTTGCGAAGGATTAAATTCACTCTCGAATTACGCCCTCGAATCGTGCTGCGTTTATTCCCTATCTGTAGACTAATCCCTGCGCTTGAAGACGGTAATCTACTTTAAGTAGGAAGGTTTCGCATACTCAGACCATTAATTAAGGTAACACGGTATCTGAAGTGGGGGTAGCCTGAGCCTCTTTTTTCCAAGGAAATATTCAAAATCTTTAAGATAAAACCAGCCGTCAAGCGGCTGGTCAATTTGCTGTGTTGAGAGTAGGAGAACCTGATACCTATAACCTGCAAAGCAGGGTAGCTCAGCCGCCCAAAAGAGCAGCCAGATTAGGCTTACTGGAACTCTGTAAACTAATGTAACACTTCTGGCGAAAATGTTGCAATATTTCTTTACCAAGACAATGGTCTTGGGCAATATCAGGCTATACCCTCTACTTCAGTAGCCTCTAAAGAGGATATAAACTCCCCAAGCGCAGCATGCAAGGCTTAAGAGAGTTGCCCAGAGAGGATGATTGGCAATCTGCAGGATTTTTCCCGATTGCTGGAGTCGATCCACGTCTACCCACAGAGTCGCTCCTCGACGAACCCACCCGATGACGCCTCCTGTGCGATCGCGCCAGGTGGTTGGATGGGTTATTGGAGAGAAGAAGTTACCAATCGGGCCAAGCG contains these protein-coding regions:
- a CDS encoding RNA-binding protein, whose translation is MSIRLYVGNLPKELEREELEALFSEHSEDLVSVKLIADKKTGKCRGFGFVTVKTDEKADELVEQFNGYELSDAVLKVEKALPRSKSKPEGAPEASETSSPRRRTTTAPSGGGKGGGGARKSPAAVGDSTAAAQPDPRWAGELEKLKQLLATQTTSS
- the crtB gene encoding 15-cis-phytoene synthase CrtB, which produces MLQLSDSPPAKPLASVEDSYELCRQITAKYSKTFYMGTLLMSPLKRRAIWAIYVWCRRTDELVDGPQAQYTNEATLDRWEAHLESLFGGNPQDDADVAIVDTLEQFPLEIQPFRDMIAGQRMDLYRSRYETFEELELYCYRVAGTVGLMSTTVMGIDTQQHTAPWHPKDASPNPIQEAIALGIANQLTNILRDVGEDARRGRIYLPLEDLALFRYSEDDLMRGVIDDRWRSLMQFQIQRARKFYAEAERGISVLSPDARWPVWAALMLYRKILDVIEENQYDVFNQRAYVPSLRKLSCLPEALLKARVF